In Acinetobacter sp. WCHAc010034, a genomic segment contains:
- a CDS encoding TonB-dependent receptor domain-containing protein, producing the protein MHPISKTFLGSLFILSPLSAAMADEAVQQFPVIKNTVANLVEQDSQKTLAAVTVIDREEIERKQYSTLLEALKTVPGISLAANGGWGTTSSVSIRGTKASQILVLIDGQKVGSATTGQTAFEHIPLEQIERIEVLRGARSSLYGSEAVGGVIQIFTRKASQDSVKPFASFTYGSHETYQGNAGVNIKSGNGWVTASLAGLKTQGIDATSKPVELDKDGYENKSASIKGGYKFSEQLKVEANALTAQGENEYDGGIDPYSETQQNVYGAALTYQPAESWISELRIGQTEDKLKGFDNNKFSYEINTERQNAGLLNTFKVNSDHTLMFGVDYQNDQVSGNTHYDVDERDNLGYFAQYLGAFGNFDVQGAIRLDDNEQFGEHTTGNASLGYQFSPALQTYISYGKAFKAPTFNDLYYPAYASEYNGYTWSGVSNPNLKPEESENYEIGFKGALSSVSYELTGFYNEIDHKITLEKTYTPTGEHSTPINIDKARIKGIELSLGQNLNNFMWNMNYTYQEPENRSGVNNGKKIANIPQQLFNLSADYEMDQWIVGGSVHAEDKRYSADNKTYLGSFATADTRVTYQATPEFSIQAKLANIFDKQYQTVNGYNQDGRTAWVTLRYAMK; encoded by the coding sequence ATGCATCCTATCTCAAAGACCTTCTTGGGTTCTCTTTTTATTTTGTCGCCACTTTCAGCTGCAATGGCTGATGAGGCAGTTCAGCAATTTCCAGTGATTAAAAATACGGTAGCCAACCTTGTTGAGCAAGACTCGCAGAAAACTTTGGCTGCCGTGACGGTTATTGACCGTGAAGAAATTGAGCGTAAGCAGTATTCCACTTTATTGGAAGCCTTGAAAACTGTACCTGGCATTTCTCTTGCTGCCAATGGCGGGTGGGGAACGACATCTTCAGTTTCTATACGGGGAACCAAAGCAAGTCAAATTCTGGTATTAATTGACGGGCAAAAAGTTGGATCAGCAACGACTGGTCAGACTGCTTTTGAACATATTCCGTTAGAGCAAATTGAACGTATTGAAGTTTTACGCGGAGCGCGCTCAAGCTTATACGGTTCTGAAGCAGTAGGCGGCGTAATTCAGATTTTTACTCGTAAAGCATCTCAGGATAGTGTAAAGCCATTTGCATCATTCACCTATGGTTCGCATGAAACTTATCAAGGGAATGCTGGTGTTAATATTAAAAGCGGTAATGGCTGGGTAACAGCAAGCTTAGCTGGCTTAAAAACGCAAGGTATTGATGCAACATCAAAACCTGTTGAGCTTGATAAAGATGGCTATGAGAATAAATCTGCTTCTATTAAAGGCGGATATAAATTCTCAGAGCAGTTAAAGGTTGAGGCAAATGCATTAACTGCCCAAGGTGAGAATGAGTATGATGGGGGAATAGACCCATATTCTGAAACTCAGCAAAATGTTTATGGCGCGGCTTTAACTTATCAGCCAGCTGAAAGCTGGATCTCTGAATTGCGAATTGGTCAAACTGAAGATAAATTAAAAGGTTTTGATAATAATAAATTTTCTTATGAAATTAATACGGAAAGACAAAATGCAGGTTTGCTGAATACTTTTAAAGTTAATTCTGACCATACATTAATGTTTGGCGTGGACTATCAAAATGATCAGGTCTCTGGCAATACGCATTATGATGTAGATGAGCGCGATAACCTTGGATATTTTGCACAGTATCTGGGCGCATTTGGCAATTTTGATGTGCAGGGCGCTATTCGACTAGATGATAATGAGCAATTTGGTGAACATACTACAGGTAATGCAAGTTTAGGTTATCAATTTAGTCCAGCGCTGCAAACATATATTAGTTATGGCAAGGCATTTAAGGCGCCGACATTTAATGATTTGTACTATCCAGCATATGCTTCGGAATATAATGGCTATACGTGGAGCGGTGTATCAAATCCTAACTTGAAGCCTGAAGAATCTGAAAATTATGAAATTGGATTTAAAGGCGCTTTATCATCGGTTTCTTATGAGTTGACTGGTTTCTATAATGAAATTGATCATAAAATCACACTGGAAAAAACTTATACTCCAACAGGTGAACACAGCACCCCTATAAATATTGATAAGGCGCGAATCAAAGGCATTGAATTGTCTTTGGGGCAGAATTTGAATAATTTTATGTGGAATATGAACTACACATATCAAGAACCTGAAAATCGCAGCGGCGTAAATAATGGCAAGAAAATTGCCAATATTCCGCAGCAATTATTCAATTTATCTGCTGACTATGAAATGGATCAATGGATTGTCGGCGGTTCTGTACACGCAGAGGATAAGCGTTATAGTGCAGACAATAAAACTTATTTAGGTTCATTTGCGACTGCTGACACGCGTGTAACTTATCAGGCAACCCCTGAATTCAGTATTCAAGCAAAATTAGCAAATATTTTTGATAAACAGTATCAAACAGTTAATGGCTATAACCAAGACGGCCGCACCGCTTGGGTAACTTTGCGCTATGCAATGAAATAA